A genome region from Desulfobacterales bacterium includes the following:
- a CDS encoding FkbM family methyltransferase: MIDYLPPGRHFIFNKYLGDISVNIDTTYNIEKEMLTRFYDLETAAIIEKCVKRGDVCFDIGANVGAISFALAKRVGAHGKVYACEPGGFLFRRLVDNIRLNSLYENIIFPFNVGFSDNKEVRFWNEDKQNRGNAGFLFSDSNQNERIELIPLDQFYKDQGFDRVDFVKIDVEGMEYEVIRGAAQTIKKYKPILWYETGYFEKGFWAEFLRGEKVVLATEQFLRGMGYRFYKLDSGTIVETRYPDLKYNTLAVCERS, from the coding sequence ATGATCGACTATTTGCCGCCTGGCAGGCATTTCATTTTCAATAAATATCTGGGTGACATTTCTGTCAATATTGATACGACTTACAACATAGAAAAAGAAATGCTCACGAGGTTCTATGATCTTGAAACAGCCGCGATCATCGAAAAGTGCGTGAAGCGGGGAGATGTCTGCTTTGACATTGGCGCAAATGTGGGGGCCATCAGCTTTGCACTTGCGAAAAGAGTTGGTGCCCACGGAAAAGTGTACGCTTGTGAACCTGGTGGGTTTCTTTTTAGACGACTTGTCGACAACATTCGCTTGAATTCTTTATATGAAAATATCATTTTTCCTTTCAATGTGGGATTTTCCGACAACAAAGAAGTCCGGTTTTGGAACGAGGATAAACAAAATAGGGGCAACGCAGGTTTCCTGTTTTCTGATTCGAACCAGAATGAACGCATTGAACTTATTCCTCTTGATCAGTTCTATAAAGATCAGGGTTTTGATCGGGTAGACTTCGTTAAGATCGATGTGGAGGGAATGGAATATGAAGTGATAAGGGGTGCCGCACAAACGATCAAGAAATACAAACCTATACTCTGGTATGAGACTGGTTACTTCGAAAAGGGCTTCTGGGCTGAGTTTCTCCGAGGTGAGAAAGTAGTACTGGCAACGGAGCAATTTCTTCGCGGGATGGGCTACAGATTCTACAAGCTGGATTCGGGAACGATTGTCGAAACAAGATACCCCGATCTTAAATACAACACGCTTGCGGTATGTGAAAGATCCTAG